In one Liolophura sinensis isolate JHLJ2023 chromosome 11, CUHK_Ljap_v2, whole genome shotgun sequence genomic region, the following are encoded:
- the LOC135477590 gene encoding poly [ADP-ribose] polymerase tankyrase-1-like isoform X2 codes for MDVDHGFFSNLFEAYNTSAVWKAMDSWYRASETVAVTSWGYALLYYDYIMSLLSNLIDRIPAYPIVKSLISPVTLPQLYAFLCGVCIMCSILVWLKIVPTAFDERKPQELDPVKESICSLYDVFDLAKTAYEKGHTEAVMKEVESRNLDVNMSVPISGLSLFMCACLSGHRRLIQYMTEQGGDPHCTSTQGDSPLYLATYGILNSPNGKPDFGALDELIDAGCSVNKSNHRGYTPLHRAASKGDLPLVNYLLMKGADPYRCNNSGIYPIDSAVSAGHKEVAQALRIDVANPHVWDVIEPHTPPHISLGLMSPHRRLMLESPAPKLPLMTLR; via the exons ATGGATGTGGACCATGGTTTCTTCTCCAACCTCTTTGAGGCGTACAATACGAGTGCTGTGTGGAAAGCCATGGATTCCTGGTACAGGGCATCAGAGACAGTGGCCGTCACATCCTGGGGTTATGCTCTTCTCTACTACGATTATATCATGTCTCTGCTGAGCAATCTAATTGATAGGATTCCAG CATACCCCATTGTGAAGAGCCTGATATCGCCTGTGACTTTGCCCCAGCTGTATGCCTTCCTCTGTGGAGTCTGTATTATGTGCTCCATTCTTGTCTGGCTGAAGATTGTCCCCACAGCATTCG ATGAAAGGAAACCTCAAGAACTTGACCCAGTGAAAGAAAGCATATGTTCCTTGTATGATGTTTTTGACCTAGCCAAA ACAGCCTACGAGAAGGGCCATACTGAAGCAGTGATGAAGGAGGTGGAGTCAAGAAACCTTGATGTCAACATGTCAGTTCCTATCAGTGGGCTATCACTTTTCATG TGCGCATGTCTGAGTGGACACAGGCGACTCATCCAGTATATGACAGAGCAGG GTGGCGACCCCCACTGTACAAGCACTCAGGGGGACTCCCCACTATATTTGGCAACCTACGGAATCTTGAACTCTCCGAACGGCAAGCCTGACTTTGGTGCGCTTGATGAGCTCATAGACGCCG gTTGCAGTGTAAATAAATCCAACCATCGAGGCTACACTCCCTTGCATCGTGCTGCCAGTAAAGGTGATCTCCCTTTGGTTAACTACCTTCTCATGAAAG GTGCCGACCCATATAGGTGCAACAATTCCGGAATTTACCCAATAGACAGTGCTGTCAGTGCAG GTCACAAAGAGGTTGCGCAGGCTTTGCGTATTGACGTTGCTAACCCTCACGTGTGGGACGTCATAGAGCCTCACACCCCGCCCCATATCTCCCTCGGGCTGATGAGCCCTCACCGGCGACTCATGCTAGAGTCACCGGCACCAAAGCTACCTCTAATGACTCTAAGATAA
- the LOC135477590 gene encoding uncharacterized protein LOC135477590 isoform X1 has translation MDVDHGFFSNLFEAYNTSAVWKAMDSWYRASETVAVTSWGYALLYYDYIMSLLSNLIDRIPAYPIVKSLISPVTLPQLYAFLCGVCIMCSILVWLKIVPTAFGNKHLSLTASPTSITSTSPSSPPSTSSASPTSPSPTSTSPTSTSRSLTLPNLGTCIYSLYQFSTSIFNTKMKYDCTYTLYLYSIFYQSVLLIQTAVFFPHNVVDERKPQELDPVKESICSLYDVFDLAKTAYEKGHTEAVMKEVESRNLDVNMSVPISGLSLFMCACLSGHRRLIQYMTEQGGDPHCTSTQGDSPLYLATYGILNSPNGKPDFGALDELIDAGCSVNKSNHRGYTPLHRAASKGDLPLVNYLLMKGADPYRCNNSGIYPIDSAVSAGHKEVAQALRIDVANPHVWDVIEPHTPPHISLGLMSPHRRLMLESPAPKLPLMTLR, from the exons ATGGATGTGGACCATGGTTTCTTCTCCAACCTCTTTGAGGCGTACAATACGAGTGCTGTGTGGAAAGCCATGGATTCCTGGTACAGGGCATCAGAGACAGTGGCCGTCACATCCTGGGGTTATGCTCTTCTCTACTACGATTATATCATGTCTCTGCTGAGCAATCTAATTGATAGGATTCCAG CATACCCCATTGTGAAGAGCCTGATATCGCCTGTGACTTTGCCCCAGCTGTATGCCTTCCTCTGTGGAGTCTGTATTATGTGCTCCATTCTTGTCTGGCTGAAGATTGTCCCCACAGCATTCGGTAACAAGCATCTGTCTCTGACTGCATCACCTACATCAATCACATCTACATCACCCTCATCACCTCCATCTACATCATCTGCATCACCTACATCTCCGTCGCCTACATCTACATcacctacatctacatctaggAGTTTAACATTGCCCaatctaggtacatgtatttacagtttatATCAATTTTCCACATCaatatttaacacaaaaatgaagTATGATTGTACATACACACTGTACCTCTATAGTATATTTTATCAATCAGTTCTCTTAATCCAGACAGCTGTATTCTTTCCTCATAATGTTGTAGATGAAAGGAAACCTCAAGAACTTGACCCAGTGAAAGAAAGCATATGTTCCTTGTATGATGTTTTTGACCTAGCCAAA ACAGCCTACGAGAAGGGCCATACTGAAGCAGTGATGAAGGAGGTGGAGTCAAGAAACCTTGATGTCAACATGTCAGTTCCTATCAGTGGGCTATCACTTTTCATG TGCGCATGTCTGAGTGGACACAGGCGACTCATCCAGTATATGACAGAGCAGG GTGGCGACCCCCACTGTACAAGCACTCAGGGGGACTCCCCACTATATTTGGCAACCTACGGAATCTTGAACTCTCCGAACGGCAAGCCTGACTTTGGTGCGCTTGATGAGCTCATAGACGCCG gTTGCAGTGTAAATAAATCCAACCATCGAGGCTACACTCCCTTGCATCGTGCTGCCAGTAAAGGTGATCTCCCTTTGGTTAACTACCTTCTCATGAAAG GTGCCGACCCATATAGGTGCAACAATTCCGGAATTTACCCAATAGACAGTGCTGTCAGTGCAG GTCACAAAGAGGTTGCGCAGGCTTTGCGTATTGACGTTGCTAACCCTCACGTGTGGGACGTCATAGAGCCTCACACCCCGCCCCATATCTCCCTCGGGCTGATGAGCCCTCACCGGCGACTCATGCTAGAGTCACCGGCACCAAAGCTACCTCTAATGACTCTAAGATAA